The following are encoded together in the Gordonia insulae genome:
- a CDS encoding metal ABC transporter ATP-binding protein, with product MAHPDPVTEPRREPASDTVARFDHARLGFGSRVLWDDLTLRISRGEFIAVLGPNGSGKTSFLRCLLGQYALDAGALSVTDAIGYIPQQHADDSDPMAMRGRDLVGFGVDGGRWGVGLRGRARRRRLVDAALAEVGATAYAEAPMGLLSGGEQQRLRVAQALTGDPTLLLCDEPLSSLDPSNQQLVVELIDERRRNAETAVVFVTHEINPILPYVDRVLYLVGGRFRIGTPDEVMTTETLSNLYGSDVEVLRVHGRLLVIGGEDAHHCDHRPEPPTVPGHDGERAAQQ from the coding sequence ATGGCGCACCCCGATCCCGTGACCGAGCCCCGGCGCGAACCGGCGTCCGACACCGTCGCGAGGTTCGACCACGCCCGACTCGGATTCGGATCCCGCGTGCTGTGGGACGACCTGACGCTGCGCATCTCCCGGGGCGAGTTCATCGCGGTCCTGGGCCCCAACGGTTCCGGCAAGACGTCGTTCCTGCGCTGTCTGCTCGGTCAGTACGCGCTGGATGCCGGAGCGCTGTCGGTGACCGACGCGATCGGTTACATCCCGCAGCAGCACGCCGACGACTCCGATCCGATGGCGATGCGCGGCCGCGATCTCGTCGGATTCGGTGTGGACGGCGGCCGGTGGGGCGTCGGACTCCGCGGCCGGGCCCGCCGCAGGCGACTCGTCGACGCCGCGCTGGCCGAAGTCGGTGCCACCGCCTACGCCGAGGCGCCGATGGGCCTGCTGTCCGGTGGCGAGCAGCAACGACTCCGGGTGGCGCAGGCGCTGACCGGCGACCCGACGCTGCTGTTGTGCGACGAGCCCCTGTCGAGCCTCGACCCCAGCAATCAGCAGCTCGTGGTGGAGCTGATCGACGAACGCCGGCGCAACGCCGAGACGGCCGTCGTGTTCGTGACCCACGAGATCAATCCGATCCTGCCGTACGTCGACCGGGTGTTGTACCTGGTGGGCGGCCGGTTCCGGATCGGTACGCCCGACGAGGTGATGACCACCGAAACGCTGTCGAACCTCTACGGCAGCGACGTCGAGGTCCTGCGGGTGCACGGACGGCTGCTCGTGATCGGCGGCGAGGACGCCCACCATTGCGACCATCGGCCCGAGCCGCCGACGGTCCCCGGCCACGACGGAGAGCGAGCAGCTCAGCAATGA
- a CDS encoding beta-mannosidase gives MRPRNPSRLLVLVLCGLVLAACAQPGVGDPVRTSTADDFGGRVSTTPGGLRLDGAPWWPAGLDAYQLGTDWSVNKGCGAEVDLDDYFARLPERSLTRFNLFAAFAVDKNTAMINFAPLDAVFAAAERHDQMVLPVLTSNEGACEDDVFKPRSWYQDGWRTTTSSGKLTYQQWVGMAIERWHDEHALAGWEPIGEPETSDCPAGTGAGGCEWQQRTCHSGAGQVLRRFFDDVGAKIRSLDDRHPIFSGLVGGDQCGTEGADYATVAASAGVDVLDFHDYDERSTMPGQGDQSLEARLETARRLGKPLMVNEIGIHAGSCLDLTERASRFRAKIEAQRDAGTAGALLWAFVPDPRKSSCSFDIGPDDPAWSVIRQNSR, from the coding sequence ATGCGCCCGCGGAACCCCTCCAGGCTGCTCGTTCTGGTCCTCTGTGGACTGGTCCTGGCGGCCTGCGCCCAACCAGGCGTCGGGGATCCCGTCCGGACCTCCACCGCAGATGATTTCGGCGGTCGCGTCTCGACCACGCCCGGCGGTCTCCGCCTCGACGGGGCGCCCTGGTGGCCCGCAGGCCTCGACGCCTACCAGCTCGGAACCGACTGGTCGGTGAACAAGGGCTGCGGCGCCGAGGTGGATCTCGACGACTACTTCGCCCGGCTCCCCGAACGCTCGCTCACCCGTTTCAACTTGTTCGCGGCGTTCGCCGTCGACAAGAACACCGCCATGATCAATTTCGCCCCGCTGGACGCGGTCTTCGCCGCCGCCGAGCGGCACGATCAGATGGTCCTCCCGGTCTTGACATCGAACGAGGGCGCCTGCGAGGACGATGTCTTCAAGCCCCGATCCTGGTATCAGGATGGTTGGCGCACAACGACGTCGAGCGGAAAACTGACCTACCAGCAATGGGTCGGGATGGCGATCGAACGGTGGCACGACGAACACGCGCTGGCGGGCTGGGAGCCGATCGGAGAACCGGAGACCAGCGATTGTCCTGCCGGGACCGGAGCCGGCGGGTGCGAGTGGCAGCAACGTACCTGCCACAGCGGCGCGGGCCAGGTCCTGCGTCGATTCTTCGACGACGTCGGCGCGAAGATCCGATCCCTCGACGACCGCCATCCCATCTTCTCCGGTCTCGTCGGCGGCGATCAATGTGGCACCGAGGGCGCCGACTACGCGACAGTCGCCGCGTCGGCCGGCGTCGACGTGCTCGACTTCCATGACTACGACGAACGATCGACCATGCCCGGCCAGGGCGATCAGAGTCTCGAAGCGCGCCTCGAGACCGCCCGGCGACTCGGAAAGCCGCTGATGGTCAACGAGATCGGCATCCACGCCGGCTCGTGCCTGGACCTCACCGAACGGGCCTCCCGATTCCGCGCGAAGATCGAGGCCCAGCGCGATGCCGGCACCGCCGGCGCCCTGCTCTGGGCCTTTGTCCCGGATCCGCGAAAGTCGAGCTGCAGCTTCGACATCGGACCCGACGACCCCGCGTGGTCGGTGATCCGCCAGAACAGCCGGTGA
- a CDS encoding metal ABC transporter permease, giving the protein MTVGSPLAATQIEISRLWDLDSTAELLGRGFVQQSLIAIALLGLLGGILGPLIIARQMSFAVHGVSELSVTGAAAALLLGVSINVGGVIGAVIVAAVFGFMGNRARERDSVIGVVMAFGLGLGVLFLSLYGSARTGFAMLTGQVVSVGTGGLTAIAITTVVVVAGMAVIYRPLLFASLDPRVALAHGVPIRTLSVVFAVLMGLACAQGVQIIGALLVMSLMITPAAAAARLTANPTRVLVLSVVFAEVASVGGLIVSLAPGLPVSVFVTTISFVIYVICRWIGHRRQFVTR; this is encoded by the coding sequence ATGACCGTCGGATCCCCTCTGGCGGCGACGCAGATCGAGATCAGCAGACTCTGGGACCTCGACTCGACCGCCGAACTGCTCGGGCGTGGCTTCGTGCAGCAGTCGCTCATCGCCATCGCACTACTCGGCCTGCTCGGCGGCATCCTCGGACCACTGATCATCGCGCGGCAGATGTCGTTCGCCGTGCACGGCGTGAGCGAGTTGTCGGTGACCGGCGCGGCCGCGGCGTTGTTGCTCGGCGTCAGCATCAACGTCGGCGGGGTGATCGGTGCGGTCATCGTCGCCGCCGTATTCGGATTCATGGGAAACCGTGCCCGCGAACGGGACTCGGTGATCGGCGTGGTGATGGCCTTCGGCCTGGGCCTCGGTGTGCTGTTCCTCTCCCTGTACGGAAGCGCGCGAACGGGTTTCGCGATGCTCACCGGACAGGTCGTCAGCGTCGGCACCGGCGGGCTGACGGCCATCGCGATCACCACCGTCGTGGTCGTCGCGGGGATGGCGGTCATCTACCGGCCGCTGCTGTTCGCCTCCCTGGATCCGCGGGTGGCGCTGGCCCACGGTGTCCCGATCCGGACGCTCTCGGTGGTGTTCGCCGTCCTGATGGGACTCGCCTGTGCGCAGGGCGTGCAGATCATCGGCGCACTGTTGGTGATGTCGCTGATGATCACACCGGCGGCGGCCGCGGCCCGGCTGACCGCGAACCCGACGAGGGTCCTCGTGCTGTCGGTCGTGTTCGCCGAGGTCGCCTCGGTGGGCGGTCTCATCGTGTCACTGGCTCCGGGCCTGCCGGTGTCGGTGTTCGTCACGACGATCTCGTTCGTGATCTACGTGATCTGCCGCTGGATCGGGCATCGGCGGCAGTTCGTGACGCGCTGA
- a CDS encoding glycosyltransferase, giving the protein MTHRAGGDDRIGDNTNGDNLPGYTWSDVAGHADRDVPALLADEDYRQRSLHDAVEGLREQQPLMSASVAFTRGQKLIGFGLIAVIAVAFVLAPVGTAATLISTMTVVYIMSLVDRVLIFRRGLVNGAIVVGDDEARSIPDVDLPTYTVLVPAYNEPEVVGDLVANLEALEYPVEKIQVLLLLEADDDVTIAAAQTVSHHAWVTVVLVPPAQPRTKPKACNYGLHFATGDIVTIYDAEDKPDPLQLRRVAKAFADLDDDVVCVQGKLSFHNATDNMLTAWFTADYGIWFGYLLPGIMASRSPIPLGGTSNHFRRTVLDEIGAWDPFNVTEDADLGVRIAANGFRTAVIDSVTLEEANVDGINWVRQRSRWYKGYMQTWLVHMRQFRRLWRILGPVQIYRFTLLLAGTPFIACVNMIFWLILVVWITGQPAVIADLFPGPIYYLALISLIFGNGAAIYMNLIAIREDDRSELFWPALAVPLYWVMMSVAAIKGMWQLILNPSYWEKTFHGLASTPSKESGTAADAERDADDTADSEGAT; this is encoded by the coding sequence ATGACCCATCGCGCCGGCGGTGACGACAGGATCGGGGACAACACGAACGGGGACAACCTGCCCGGCTACACGTGGAGCGACGTCGCCGGGCACGCCGACCGCGACGTCCCGGCCCTGCTCGCCGACGAGGACTACCGGCAACGGTCGCTGCACGACGCTGTCGAGGGCCTGCGGGAACAGCAGCCGCTGATGTCGGCGTCGGTGGCCTTCACCCGCGGTCAGAAACTCATCGGGTTCGGTCTGATCGCGGTCATCGCGGTCGCCTTCGTCCTCGCCCCGGTCGGCACCGCCGCCACCCTGATCTCGACGATGACCGTCGTCTACATCATGTCGCTGGTGGATCGCGTCCTGATCTTCCGGCGTGGACTCGTCAACGGCGCCATCGTCGTCGGCGACGACGAGGCCAGGTCGATCCCCGACGTCGACCTGCCGACCTACACGGTGCTGGTTCCCGCGTACAACGAACCCGAGGTGGTCGGGGACCTGGTCGCCAATCTCGAGGCCCTCGAGTACCCGGTCGAGAAGATCCAGGTGCTCCTGCTGCTCGAGGCCGACGATGACGTGACGATCGCCGCGGCACAGACGGTGTCGCACCACGCGTGGGTGACCGTGGTGCTGGTCCCGCCGGCCCAGCCGCGGACGAAACCCAAGGCGTGCAACTACGGTCTGCACTTCGCGACCGGTGACATCGTCACCATCTACGACGCCGAGGACAAACCGGACCCGCTTCAGTTGCGGCGCGTGGCAAAGGCATTCGCCGATCTCGACGACGACGTCGTATGCGTCCAGGGCAAGCTCAGCTTTCACAACGCCACCGACAACATGTTGACCGCGTGGTTCACCGCCGACTACGGGATCTGGTTCGGCTACCTGCTGCCCGGCATCATGGCCAGCCGGTCTCCCATCCCGCTCGGCGGCACCTCCAATCACTTCCGCCGGACTGTCCTCGACGAGATCGGCGCGTGGGATCCGTTCAACGTCACCGAGGATGCGGACCTCGGTGTGCGCATCGCGGCCAACGGATTCCGGACCGCGGTGATCGACTCGGTGACACTGGAGGAGGCCAACGTCGACGGGATCAACTGGGTCCGGCAGCGATCGCGTTGGTACAAGGGCTACATGCAGACGTGGCTCGTCCACATGCGCCAGTTCCGCAGGCTCTGGCGGATTCTGGGCCCGGTGCAGATCTACCGATTCACGCTGCTGTTGGCGGGCACCCCGTTCATCGCCTGTGTGAACATGATCTTCTGGCTCATCCTGGTCGTCTGGATCACCGGGCAGCCGGCGGTGATCGCCGACCTCTTCCCCGGACCCATCTACTACCTCGCGCTCATCTCGTTGATCTTCGGCAACGGTGCGGCCATCTACATGAACCTGATCGCGATCCGCGAAGACGATCGCAGCGAACTCTTCTGGCCGGCCCTGGCGGTGCCCCTGTACTGGGTGATGATGAGTGTCGCCGCCATCAAGGGCATGTGGCAGCTGATCCTCAATCCGTCCTATTGGGAGAAGACCTTTCACGGTCTCGCGTCGACCCCATCGAAGGAATCCGGGACCGCTGCGGACGCCGAGCGGGATGCCGACGACACCGCCGACAGTGAGGGCGCCACATGA
- a CDS encoding DUF2599 domain-containing protein, whose protein sequence is MGTLGVLGCALVSVAGCGPGDDAGEASAVRPTSTTPTVSSTIAGPVGQGTPSTTPVLPPPYVDFVEWVTTAVGPSLQVHPTAAGRRTDNPRGADIAWAEVLRLEPDADTPGMRAQFDCHWDFARAVEPDKPSWNLEPSRPVVTDQVMIETRCNPGAPEE, encoded by the coding sequence GTGGGGACGCTCGGAGTCCTGGGATGCGCGTTGGTGTCCGTCGCCGGTTGCGGTCCGGGCGACGATGCCGGCGAGGCGTCGGCGGTGCGGCCGACGAGCACGACACCGACGGTGAGCAGCACGATCGCCGGACCGGTGGGCCAGGGGACACCCTCGACGACACCCGTTCTGCCGCCGCCCTACGTGGACTTCGTCGAGTGGGTGACGACCGCGGTCGGGCCGAGCCTGCAGGTCCATCCGACCGCGGCGGGTCGGCGCACGGACAACCCGCGCGGTGCCGACATCGCATGGGCGGAGGTGCTCCGACTCGAGCCCGACGCCGACACCCCCGGCATGCGAGCGCAGTTCGACTGTCACTGGGACTTCGCACGCGCCGTCGAGCCGGACAAGCCGAGTTGGAACCTCGAGCCGTCGCGGCCGGTCGTCACCGACCAGGTGATGATCGAGACCCGCTGCAACCCGGGCGCTCCCGAGGAGTGA
- a CDS encoding metal ABC transporter solute-binding protein, Zn/Mn family — protein MRRTLAAAVALIGASALALAGCSGDDSGGGSASGTPTVVTSTNVWGSVASAVAGDKATVTSLYTNAEGDPHEFEPSASDTASVADADVVVLNGGHYDAYMESAIEGTDVTSVNAFEILEGDSHDHAAGDDHDHSSMNEHVFYDLEVVGQVATKVGDALAEKDPANADTFRANAQAFTTKIDGLREKLAAIKTAHDGTKVAQTEPLAGYLLDEAGLVDVAPAGFTQSVEEGQSPSAADRAAMEDLLTSRTVHAFIYNTQASDSVTEALRATADSAKVPVVEFTETLPDGTTDYIAWQTGQIDALSSALDAHAAN, from the coding sequence ACTGGCGGCGGCCGTGGCATTGATCGGCGCGAGCGCCCTGGCCCTGGCCGGCTGTTCGGGCGACGACAGCGGCGGCGGGTCCGCCTCGGGAACCCCGACCGTGGTCACGTCGACCAACGTCTGGGGTTCGGTGGCGTCGGCGGTCGCGGGCGACAAGGCCACGGTGACCTCGCTCTACACCAACGCCGAGGGCGATCCGCACGAGTTCGAACCGTCCGCGTCGGACACCGCATCGGTCGCCGACGCCGACGTCGTGGTGCTCAACGGCGGCCATTACGACGCCTACATGGAGAGCGCCATCGAGGGCACCGACGTCACCTCGGTCAACGCATTCGAGATCCTCGAGGGCGACTCCCACGACCATGCCGCCGGTGACGACCACGACCACAGCTCGATGAACGAGCACGTCTTCTACGACCTCGAGGTCGTCGGCCAGGTCGCCACCAAGGTGGGCGATGCACTCGCCGAGAAGGATCCGGCGAACGCCGACACCTTCCGGGCCAACGCACAGGCGTTCACCACCAAGATCGACGGCCTGCGCGAGAAGCTCGCCGCCATCAAGACCGCGCACGACGGCACCAAGGTCGCCCAGACCGAGCCCCTCGCCGGCTACCTGCTGGACGAGGCCGGACTGGTCGATGTCGCGCCTGCCGGATTCACCCAGTCGGTCGAGGAGGGTCAGTCACCGTCGGCCGCCGATCGCGCCGCGATGGAGGATCTGCTCACCTCACGCACCGTGCACGCCTTCATCTACAACACGCAGGCGTCGGACTCGGTGACCGAGGCGCTGCGCGCGACGGCCGATTCGGCGAAGGTGCCGGTGGTGGAGTTCACCGAGACCCTGCCCGACGGCACCACCGACTACATCGCGTGGCAGACCGGCCAGATCGACGCGTTGAGTTCCGCGTTGGATGCGCATGCCGCAAACTGA
- a CDS encoding ArnT family glycosyltransferase → MRGRSVVGVFFLVWLVYAAIGIWLCMGQQFFMGDSLSRVQAAQSVLFSRDPHLSAIGFIFTPLTAMAQLPLTALTPIWPPMTTEAVSAAIMSAGFGAGAVIQVWGIARDRGVTPWMGNAVSICFAINPMIVFYSANGMSEAPFIFFLTWTVRRLLRWADTDDVHELIVAAVALALGYLTRYDGGAAAVAAAGFVAVVTFRRADRTKRYRRVVMDVALVELPSAVAFFVWAFTSWLITGNLFAQFSSQYGNTAILEQTVGSEGSATTSAIRFALSELVILAPLFAIVLPMVAVIRFRRRRLYPLMVGLAVIGAVLAFQILSYVRGTTFGFMRFYITVIPLSAIVALLALPATRPSPFRRLGRHAEPPPVGTVGRHPIGYRVAAVVAALSMVVAIPTTAAGMNTSTYGNQEFALGALLVPRPDSTDPHLLDAQKVARAFSTEREIAQYLDSLHLPDGSVICDTVFGFAVVVRSTRPKQFVIPSDQDFTNILNDPALNGVQYILTVPKEGRGESDAINTRYPTIYENGAQIGVLTLEARNQGAYLPTWRIYRVLD, encoded by the coding sequence ATGAGGGGACGGTCGGTCGTCGGCGTGTTCTTCCTGGTGTGGCTCGTCTACGCAGCCATCGGCATCTGGCTCTGCATGGGTCAGCAGTTCTTCATGGGCGATTCGCTGTCCAGGGTGCAGGCCGCGCAGAGCGTGCTGTTCAGCCGGGACCCGCACCTGTCGGCGATCGGCTTCATCTTCACGCCGCTCACCGCGATGGCGCAGCTGCCGCTCACCGCACTCACGCCGATCTGGCCGCCGATGACCACCGAGGCCGTGTCGGCGGCGATCATGTCCGCGGGCTTCGGTGCCGGCGCGGTGATCCAGGTGTGGGGGATCGCCCGCGACCGCGGCGTCACGCCCTGGATGGGCAACGCCGTCAGCATCTGCTTCGCGATCAACCCGATGATCGTGTTCTATTCGGCGAACGGGATGAGCGAGGCGCCGTTCATCTTCTTCCTCACCTGGACGGTCCGTCGCCTGTTGCGCTGGGCCGACACCGACGACGTGCACGAACTCATCGTCGCGGCGGTGGCATTGGCGCTCGGCTATCTGACGCGTTACGACGGTGGCGCGGCGGCGGTGGCGGCCGCGGGATTCGTCGCCGTCGTCACCTTCCGCCGCGCGGACCGCACGAAACGCTACCGACGCGTGGTGATGGACGTCGCGCTCGTCGAACTGCCCAGCGCGGTGGCCTTTTTCGTCTGGGCCTTCACCAGCTGGCTGATCACCGGGAATCTGTTCGCCCAGTTCTCCTCGCAATACGGCAACACCGCGATCCTCGAACAGACCGTGGGCAGTGAGGGATCGGCCACGACGTCGGCGATTCGGTTCGCGCTGTCCGAACTGGTGATCCTCGCACCGCTGTTCGCGATCGTTCTGCCGATGGTGGCCGTGATCCGCTTCCGCAGGCGACGCCTCTACCCGTTGATGGTCGGCCTCGCGGTGATCGGCGCCGTCCTCGCCTTCCAGATCCTGAGCTACGTACGCGGCACCACGTTCGGTTTCATGCGCTTCTACATCACGGTCATCCCACTCTCCGCGATCGTGGCGCTGCTGGCCCTGCCCGCCACCCGGCCCAGTCCGTTCCGGCGCCTCGGCCGGCATGCTGAACCGCCGCCGGTCGGGACCGTCGGGCGCCACCCGATCGGCTATCGCGTCGCGGCGGTGGTCGCCGCGCTGTCGATGGTCGTGGCGATCCCGACCACCGCGGCCGGGATGAACACCAGCACCTACGGAAATCAGGAGTTCGCACTCGGTGCCCTCCTGGTGCCACGTCCGGACTCGACGGATCCCCACCTCCTCGATGCGCAGAAGGTCGCCCGGGCGTTCTCGACGGAGCGGGAGATCGCACAGTACCTCGACTCGCTGCATCTGCCGGACGGCAGCGTCATCTGCGACACCGTCTTCGGATTCGCGGTGGTCGTGCGCTCGACGCGACCGAAGCAGTTCGTGATCCCGTCGGATCAGGACTTCACCAACATCCTCAACGATCCCGCCCTGAACGGTGTGCAGTACATCCTCACGGTCCCCAAAGAGGGTCGCGGCGAGTCCGATGCCATCAACACGCGGTATCCCACCATCTACGAGAACGGGGCACAGATCGGGGTGCTGACGCTGGAGGCCCGCAACCAGGGGGCCTATCTGCCGACCTGGCGGATCTACCGCGTGCTCGACTGA